In a single window of the Scyliorhinus canicula chromosome 1, sScyCan1.1, whole genome shotgun sequence genome:
- the LOC119963384 gene encoding zinc finger HIT domain-containing protein 3-like gives MKICGMCEEQPPKYRCPRCELRYCSVGCYKIHKDGCKPQESGSVSTISELYPALKEVIQQGANGHHFPDYIFDDEEDDDEEEESDRVPLEKLRLLAESKELKSILCNPHLKQLLLTVDKAEDKESIMKTAMQEPIFVEFADQCLQIVEHPEKENLIFAS, from the coding sequence ATGAAGATCTGCGGCATGTGCGAGGAGCAGCCGCCCAAGTACCGGTGTCCGCGCTGCGAGCTGCGATATTGCTCTGTAGGATGTTACAAGATACACAAAGATGGTTGTAAACCACAGGAGTCTGGTTCTGTTTCAACCATTTCAGAACTTTATCCAGCTTTGAAGGAAGTAATACAGCAAGGTGCCAATGGCCACCATTTCCCAGATTATATTTTTGATGATGAAGAAGATGATGACGAGGAAGAAGAATCTGACCGGGTACCACTGGAGAAACTGAGATTGTTGGCAGAATCCAAGGAGTTGAAGAGCATACTTTGCAACCCTCACCTTAAACAGTTGCTATTAACAGTAGACAAGGCAGAGGATAAGGAAAGCATCATGAAGACAGCCATGCAGGAACCAATTTTTGTGGAATTTGCAGATCAGTGTTTACAAATAGTTGAACACCCAGAGAAAGAAAATTTAATTTTTGCCTCCTAG